A segment of the Myxococcus guangdongensis genome:
TACACGTCCATCCAGACGCAGTACCCCATGGTCTACGGCATCGGGTCCGCGGGGCTCCCCGAGGGCGCACCCCGCCCTCGCCAGGCGCAGGCGCGCCAGCTCAAGGGCTACCTGCTCGTGTTCGAACAGCTCCTCACGGACTTCTTCGCGCAGCTCGCGCACGTGCGGGACTTGTTCTCCGGCGACCCCGACTTGCAGCGGACGTACTTCTTCCAGCTCCTCACCGACGCGGTTCCGGACGTGGAGCCGTTGCTCGCGCGGCCTTCGGAGGGAGGTGACTCGCCGGGCTATGCGCGCGGGCTGGAGGAGCTCGTCGCCAGCCAGGACCCCGTCACCGCGCGACGCAACCGGTTCCTCGATGTGCTGCTGGCGCTCTGCGCGGAGCAGCTGGACGAGGACTCCGTCGCGGGCACGGCATGGGACGGCACCCCGGATGCGCTCCAGGCCGAGCGGGTGCTTCGCGCGAAGCTCACGTTGTTCGAGCACCTGGTCGAGAGCACGCATTCGCGGGGACGCGGTATCGACGCGCTGGAGCGCCCCGGACCGCGGAACGTCGCGGGCATGGCCATCAAGAGCCGCATCCAGTTGGGGATGCCCGTCGCCGACTCGCGCTCGCTCATCGATGGGTTGGATGAGCATGGGCTGAATCTCTCGGACTCGGCGAGCACGGCGCCGGAGAGTCGCGCGCTGGCACGGTACGAAGACATGCTCGAGGAGCGCTTCACGCCCGTCGCCTCGCTGCCCGCGCCGGAGAGGCCTCCCGCGCCGCCGCTGCGCTCCCAGATGCTCGGAGGTGAGTTCCTGAACGCGGCGGGCGCGCTGGAGCACTTCCGCGTGGGGACACTGCCGGGGGAGTCCTCGCTGTCACTGGTGTGCAAGGCGCCGTCCGAGGCGGGCTGGCATCTGGCGGGGAAGTTCCCGAACGTGGAGGGCGCGGTGGCTCGGGCACACGCGCTCGTGGAGCAGGCGCGCCAGCTCAACCAACAGCGCTCGCAGCTCTACATCGTGGAGCACCTCCTGCTGCGGTCCGCTCGGCGCGAGGGTGAAGATGTCTTCCCCTACAGCTTCACGGTGACGGCGGTCCTCTCCACGGCGACGGGTGAGTGGCGTGAGCCGGAGTTCCAGACGTTCGCGCGCGAGGTCATCCGGAGCAACGCGCCCGCGCTGGTGGTCGCGGAGTGTCTGTTCCTCGGGTCCTCGCGCATGGCGGCGTTCGAGCGGCTCTATTGGGCGTGGCGGAACGCGCTCCGGCAGGGGGACGCGCTGGCGCTCTCGTTGGCCTCGGCGCGATTGAGGGACTTCCTGGAAGCGGCGGCCCGCGAATCCGAGGCGGACACCGAATGACGGGCTCCCGGCATCATCTTCGGAAGCAGACGCTGCGGGTGACGCTGGAGTCGGAGGAGCAGGCGCTGGCGCTCCAGCCTCGGCTGAGTGACTTCAACCGGCGTCGGTTGCTCGCCATCATCGAGAAGGTGTTCGACGCGGTGGATGTCCCTGGGCTGCATCTGCGCATCGACCGGCTCGACGTGGACCTGGGGACGGTGCCGTTCGACGACTTCGAGCAGGTGGTGGAGGAGCGGCTCACCTTGCGGCTCCACGAGGCCGCGGAGCAGGCGGTGCAGAAGCGGCGTTCGTCGACGCGGGAGGAGGACCGGCCTCGGACCGAGGAGGCGCTTCGACTGGAGTTGATGGAGCACTACCTGTTGCATGGCACCCTGCCGTTCTGGGCGCCGCATGGCGTGGCGTTCTCGTTCGGCGCGCTCTTCGCCGAGCTCGCTCGGAGCTCTCCGGCCGCGCTGGTGCGACTGGTGGGCAAGCACGCCACGCTGGGACGGGTGCTGGACCGGCTGGTGCTCCAGCTCGACCAGCGGCAGTTGGAGCAGCTCGTGATGCTCCTGGAGCCGAAGCACGCGGCGCTGCTCATCGACTACATCGTCAGCCTCCAGGCGCTCCATCGCATCGAGCCGGTGCTCCCGCTGAGTGACCGGGCGCTGTCACGGCTGCTCTGGTCGCTGACGCTGACGTATCTGGTGAAGGACGCGGGTTCCCAGTTCAACCGCAAGAGCGCGTTGAAGCTGCTGCTCGAGGGCGTCTCGGAGAGCCAGGGTCTGGACTATCCGGAGCTGCTGACGACTCTGGACTCGGGATTGGAGCAGGTGCGGAAGCGGCACCCGGTGCTGGCGTCGCTGTCCTCCGTCATCGGGGAGCTGGTGCGCGAGCTGCCTCTTCCCGAGGTCGAGGAGGTCGAGGCTCCGGTCCTCGATGAGGAGCTGGCGACCACGGAGTCGGCGTCGGCGCGGTATGAGCTGGCGGAGGCGCTTCGGTACTACCTCCGGCATGGGGAGCTGCCGTGGGGAACGCTCGTGCGCATGCCGGAGCTGACGGCGGAGCGGGTCGTGGCGACGCTGCCGGAGCTGCCTCGTTCGTTGCAACGGCGGGTGCTCGGTTGGGAGCAGTCGGGTGGCTCGCTGACGCGGCTGGTCCGGGCGGTGCGGCGGATTCCCGAGGAGGTGCTGTCGAAGCTGCTCGTGCGGTTGATGCCGCGACCTGGGGATGAGGGGAGCCCGCTGCGCTCGGCGCTCCCCGTTTTCGCGGCGCGGGCCGAGGACAAGCCGCTGTTCTTCGCGCGACTGCTCGCGACGCTGCTCGATGGGAAGTCGGTGGATTTGGAGGAGCTCGCGGCGACGCGGGTTTCGGGGGTCGTGGAGGACCGGGGGACGCGTGACTCGGATTTGTCCCAGTGGGAGGCGCATGCGCTCAAGTCCGCGTTGGTAAGTCGACTTCGTTTCAGGGGGAAGACAGGGCCGACGGTGGAGGAGTTGCTCGGCGCGCTGTTGACGTCGTTTCCCGAGGACAGTCGGCACTTCCTCCTGGCGCTGCGAGACACGGAGGACTTGCGGACAGCGCTGGTCGACCGGAGCGGAGCGGAGGTTCTCGGCAGGGCGATGGACTTGCTGCGTCCGCGCGAGTCCCGGTCGATGAGGGCGTTGCTCCATGCGATGAGGGAGCTTCCGGAGCGGGTGCTGCCCGGCGGCATCGAGGGCGCACGGCAGACGGTGCTCCATGAGTTGCTGTTGCTGGGGGAGACGGCGCCGCTCTCCCGGAGCACCGTGAGCCGACTGCTGCGGAGACTGTTCGGGACGGAGATGACCCTGGAGGCCCAGGGGTTCTTGTCTCGGGTCATCGAGGAGTGGGGAGCATCGGGAGGCGTGCTCCAGAAACATGCGGAGGTCTTCCTCTCCGTGCTCGAACAGATTCGTGTTCGAGGTCGCGCGGGAGACGTTGACGGCTCGCGCATGGACGCAGTGGGCCACGCTGATGAGCACACGAGTTCGCGTCCGACGCGGGAGGGTCCGCGTGATGGAGTGAGACCGGGCTCTATTGCACTCGGTGCGGTTCCGCTTCGGCAGGGACAAGACGGAGCAGCCTTCAACCGAGGAGTCCCCACTCCGCACGGACAAGACGCAGCGGACCGTGGCCTCGGCCACGATCTCGATTCGCGTGAACGAGCAGGGAGGTCTCGCAGCGACCCAGCGTCCCTCGCGCCAGACGAGGCATCCCTCCTCCATGACGACTCAGACCCGCACGAACGAGTAGAGACGTCCCGTAGCAGCAGCGATGAAACTTCGCGTGCTCAAGACAGGGCAACTCTCAGCCACAACCGTTCCGACTCGGACGACCAAGGCGAGAGCCTCGTCCCTCGAAGCGAGGCAGCATCGCGTGCTCAAGACAGGGCAACTCCCAGCCACAACCGTTCCGACTCGGACGACCAAGGCGAGAGCCTCGTCCCACGAGGCGAGGCAGCTTCGCGCATCCAAGACGGGACACCTCTCGGCCATGACGGCTCCGGCTCGCACGAACGCGCAGTGTCGTCCCGCAGCCACGGAGGTGCAGCTCCAGGTGCACGAGACGAAACAGCCTCCGGCCATGACCATTCTCAATCGCACGAACGGACCGAGACACCTCGCGACCGCAGCGACTCAGACTCTCTCGCGCAGGGCGCGGCACACCTCCTCCATGACGGTTCAGGCCTGCACGAACGAGTAGCGACGTCCCGCAGCCACAGAGATGCAGCTTCGCGTGTACAAGACGGGGTACCTCTCAGCCATGGTGGTTCCGGATCGCAGGAACAAGCCGAGAAGCTCCTCCGCCGCACCGATTCAGTTCCGCGTGCACACGACGAGGCACCTTTCGGCCACGACGACTCCGGCTCGCGCGAACAAGCCTCAACGTCTCTCAGCCGCAGCAGCTCAGTTCCGCGTGCATACGACGAGGCACCTTTCGACCACGACTCCGGCTCGCGCGAACAAGCCTCAACGTCTCTCGGCCGCAGCAGCTCAGTTCCGCGTGCATACGACGAGGCACCTTTCGACCACGACTCCGGCTCGCATGAACAAGCCTCAGCTTCTCTCGGCCGCAGCAGCTCAGTTCCGCGTGCACACGACGAGGCACCTTTCGACCACGACGACTCCGGCTCGCGCGAACATGCCGCGACGTCTCTCGGTCGCAGCAACCCGGTTTCGCGTGCGCGTTACGAGGTACCTCTCAGCCACGACTCCGGCTCACACGAACAAGCCGAGACGTTCCTCGATCGCGGCGACTCGACCTCGCGCACGCGGACTGAAGCGCGTCTCGTTCACAGCGACTCATTTCCGAGTGTGCGAGACGAGGCACCTCCAGACCACGACTCCGGCTCGCACGAACAAGCTCAGACCCCCCACAGCCGCAGAGACTCGGTCTCGCGTACACGGACTGAAGCACTCTTCGGTCACGGCGACTCAGTCGCGGCGCCCTTCAGCAACGACGACATTAAGCGGCACGCACAAAGAGAGGACCGCCTCAACCACGGCGACCTCGATATGCGCGGGAGCGACTCGGCACCTCTCCGCATCGACACGAGAGATGCCGTGCATTCCGGCTCCAGGAGCACGCCCGCGCTCGCAAGCGATGCGACACCTCCGACGGGTCGCCGCACGGATGCACCGCCTCCCGCGGAACACCTCGCACACAGCGACACGGACTTCATCGCGGCGCCAGTGAAACACCCGCGCCACGAACGTGACGCCCTTCGAGCAAGAGACGCACGGTCCCCCGACAGCGCCTCCTCACGTGACACCTCTTCGCGCACAGAGCCAGCCACCCACCTTCGCCCCATCGCCACCCCGCTCAGCGCCCCACAAAGCCCCTCCGCCTCCGCGCCCCTCCGCACGCACGACAGTCCGGAAGCACGCGAAGCCCTCTTCGCCTTCCTCCTCGCGGAGAGCGCGGACCGCTACGCGGGGCTCTCCGACGATGCCCTGCTCCGCCTGCTCCAGTCGCTCCTCGACGAATCCCCGGACGTGCTCCACGGCTTCATCCGCCGTCACGTGCACCGCCGCCACCTCCAGGAGCACTGGGCCCGCACCCTCCCCGACCCGCTCCTCGCGCGCATCTCCGCGGTGCTCGCGCCCCGTCTCCACGCAGCGCTCCTGTCCACCGTCGAAATCCTCATCGCCGCCTGGCAGGACGTCGCCCCCTCCGACGCGCCCTCCCTCACGGAGCGCTCCGCGTTCTGGCGCTTCATCCTGGAGCTGCTCGGGAAAAGGCCCGGAGGAAACCTCGGACTCGAACAGCTCATCTCCGCGTTCCTCGAGCACTTCTCCACCCGCCTGCGCGGCGCCCACCCCACGCACCGGGACTCACGCGGCGTCGCCGAGCGACTCCTGGAGCGCGCCATCGAACTGGCCCACCACGAGTCCAGCCCCCGCCTGGCCTCCGTGCTCCAACAGCGACGCGCCACCTTCCTCGCCGCCTGGACCACTCCACCCCGACCGCGCCCCACCACCCGGCCCTCGCGTCAGCGCACCTCCTTCCAGCTCGGCGCGGACCCGCACGGCGACCACGACGGCAATCCCATCTACATCGACAACGCGGGCCTCATCCTCACCAGCCCCTTCCTGCCCCACCTCTTCCGCGAGCTGGGCCTCACGCACGTGGATGACCAGGGCAAGACACGCCTGGACCCCGAGCCCGCCATGCGCGCCGTGCACCTGCTCCAGTACCTCGTCGACGGCCGCACCTCCGCGCCCGAGCCCCTGCTCGTCCTCAACAAGATTCTCTGCGGCCTTCCCGTCCCCACCCCCATCCCCAGCGGCATCGAGATGACCGAACAGGAGCAGTCCCTCTGCGACCGGCTCCTCAAGGCCCTCATCGCCCACTGGACCATCCTCTCCGGCACCTCCGTCGCCGGCCTGCGCGAGACCTTCCTCCAACGCGAAGGACGCCTCGAACAACTCGAGGACCGCTGGAAGCTCCAGGTGCAACGCAAGACGCTCGACGTGCTCGTCGACCAGGTCCCCTGGAGCCTCTCCATCCTCACCCACCCGTGGATGCCCCAACCCCTCTACGTCTCCTGGTAGCGACATGGCCCCCCACGCGCTCTCCACCAACGCCGAGTGCCTCCGCGCCGAGGTCGCCTGGCTCACCCAGTGGCTGGACCTCCGACTCCAACAACACGCCGGAAGCCTCCTCCCCGCGCCGCTCCTCGACACCCTCCCGCCCCCGCCGCTCCCCACCCACGAAGCCCCCTACGCCGAGCTGCTCCGCGAGCTCGACTGCACCACCGCGGAGCGACTGCTCCTCATCCTCGCCGCGCTGCCCCACCTCCAGCCCGCCGTGCTGGACCCGCTCTTCCTGCGCAACCAGGCCCTGGACCGCCGCTTCACCGAGTTCGGCGGCGTCGTCGGCCAGTCCCACGGAGGCATCCTCCCCACCGGCGAGACGGCGCTGTTCCTCCTCGCCGGAGACGACCTCCAGGCGCGCCTGACACACCTGCACCTCTTCCACCCCGACCACCCGCTGTTCACGCGCCGCGTGCTTCGGCTCGAGCGCCGTCACGCGGACGAGCCCTCCCTGTCCGCCGCGCTCCAGCTCACCCCCGAGGCCCTCGAGCGCCTCACCACCGGCGCCCACTACCAGCCCCCCTTCGGCCCCGAGTTCCCCGCGCAGCGCATCTCCACGAAGCAGGGCTGGGAGGACCTGGTGCTCGACGGGCCCCTGCGCGATGACATCGAGGACATCATCACCTGGGCCCGCTACCAGGGGACGCTCCTGGAGGACTGGGGGCTGGGCAAGCAGCTCAAGCCCGGCTACCGCACGCTCTTCCACGGCCCCCCTGGCACCGGCAAGACCCTCACCGCGACGCTGCTCGGCAAGGCCACCGGCCTGCCCGTCTACCGCGTCGACCTGTCCAAGGTGGTGTCCAAGTACATCGGCGAGACGGAGAAGAACCTCGCCAGCCTCTTCGACCACGCCCAGCTC
Coding sequences within it:
- a CDS encoding ATP-binding protein produces the protein MAPHALSTNAECLRAEVAWLTQWLDLRLQQHAGSLLPAPLLDTLPPPPLPTHEAPYAELLRELDCTTAERLLLILAALPHLQPAVLDPLFLRNQALDRRFTEFGGVVGQSHGGILPTGETALFLLAGDDLQARLTHLHLFHPDHPLFTRRVLRLERRHADEPSLSAALQLTPEALERLTTGAHYQPPFGPEFPAQRISTKQGWEDLVLDGPLRDDIEDIITWARYQGTLLEDWGLGKQLKPGYRTLFHGPPGTGKTLTATLLGKATGLPVYRVDLSKVVSKYIGETEKNLASLFDHAQLQRWILFFDEADALFGKRTESRNANDHAANQQISYLLQRIEDFPGIAILASNQRAHFDEAFARRFQSMIHFPMPGPAQRLRLWEACFKDKPFQLAPDVDLPKLAREHELSGGAIINVLRHACLKAVVRTPQQLRAADLLHGIHRELHKEGRYTLPAR
- a CDS encoding contractile injection system tape measure protein — encoded protein: MTGSRHHLRKQTLRVTLESEEQALALQPRLSDFNRRRLLAIIEKVFDAVDVPGLHLRIDRLDVDLGTVPFDDFEQVVEERLTLRLHEAAEQAVQKRRSSTREEDRPRTEEALRLELMEHYLLHGTLPFWAPHGVAFSFGALFAELARSSPAALVRLVGKHATLGRVLDRLVLQLDQRQLEQLVMLLEPKHAALLIDYIVSLQALHRIEPVLPLSDRALSRLLWSLTLTYLVKDAGSQFNRKSALKLLLEGVSESQGLDYPELLTTLDSGLEQVRKRHPVLASLSSVIGELVRELPLPEVEEVEAPVLDEELATTESASARYELAEALRYYLRHGELPWGTLVRMPELTAERVVATLPELPRSLQRRVLGWEQSGGSLTRLVRAVRRIPEEVLSKLLVRLMPRPGDEGSPLRSALPVFAARAEDKPLFFARLLATLLDGKSVDLEELAATRVSGVVEDRGTRDSDLSQWEAHALKSALVSRLRFRGKTGPTVEELLGALLTSFPEDSRHFLLALRDTEDLRTALVDRSGAEVLGRAMDLLRPRESRSMRALLHAMRELPERVLPGGIEGARQTVLHELLLLGETAPLSRSTVSRLLRRLFGTEMTLEAQGFLSRVIEEWGASGGVLQKHAEVFLSVLEQIRVRGRAGDVDGSRMDAVGHADEHTSSRPTREGPRDGVRPGSIALGAVPLRQGQDGAAFNRGVPTPHGQDAADRGLGHDLDSRERAGRSRSDPASLAPDEASLLHDDSDPHERVETSRSSSDETSRAQDRATLSHNRSDSDDQGESLVPRSEAASRAQDRATPSHNRSDSDDQGESLVPRGEAASRIQDGTPLGHDGSGSHERAVSSRSHGGAAPGARDETASGHDHSQSHERTETPRDRSDSDSLAQGAAHLLHDGSGLHERVATSRSHRDAASRVQDGVPLSHGGSGSQEQAEKLLRRTDSVPRAHDEAPFGHDDSGSREQASTSLSRSSSVPRAYDEAPFDHDSGSREQASTSLGRSSSVPRAYDEAPFDHDSGSHEQASASLGRSSSVPRAHDEAPFDHDDSGSREHAATSLGRSNPVSRARYEVPLSHDSGSHEQAETFLDRGDSTSRTRTEARLVHSDSFPSVRDEAPPDHDSGSHEQAQTPHSRRDSVSRTRTEALFGHGDSVAAPFSNDDIKRHAQREDRLNHGDLDMRGSDSAPLRIDTRDAVHSGSRSTPALASDATPPTGRRTDAPPPAEHLAHSDTDFIAAPVKHPRHERDALRARDARSPDSASSRDTSSRTEPATHLRPIATPLSAPQSPSASAPLRTHDSPEAREALFAFLLAESADRYAGLSDDALLRLLQSLLDESPDVLHGFIRRHVHRRHLQEHWARTLPDPLLARISAVLAPRLHAALLSTVEILIAAWQDVAPSDAPSLTERSAFWRFILELLGKRPGGNLGLEQLISAFLEHFSTRLRGAHPTHRDSRGVAERLLERAIELAHHESSPRLASVLQQRRATFLAAWTTPPRPRPTTRPSRQRTSFQLGADPHGDHDGNPIYIDNAGLILTSPFLPHLFRELGLTHVDDQGKTRLDPEPAMRAVHLLQYLVDGRTSAPEPLLVLNKILCGLPVPTPIPSGIEMTEQEQSLCDRLLKALIAHWTILSGTSVAGLRETFLQREGRLEQLEDRWKLQVQRKTLDVLVDQVPWSLSILTHPWMPQPLYVSW